Proteins encoded together in one Hymenobacter monticola window:
- a CDS encoding Maf family nucleotide pyrophosphatase, translating into MKLILASNSPRRRQLLADLGLRYEIRLVDVDEDFPAHLRRAEVAEYLAARKAAAYVATLAPDEVVLTADTIVCLDDDVLNKPADVAEATAMLTRLQGRSHEVFTGVCLRAGDGREVVFSDQTTVHFRPLTPAEISHYIETAKPFDKAGAYGAQDWIGMVGVTRLEGSYFNVMGLPVHRVWEELENLLGPPSVWNGLGTINAGHQAE; encoded by the coding sequence GTGAAACTCATTCTAGCTTCCAATTCGCCCCGTCGTCGCCAACTGCTGGCCGACCTCGGTTTGCGCTACGAAATCCGCCTGGTGGACGTGGACGAAGACTTCCCGGCTCACCTGCGTCGGGCCGAAGTAGCCGAATACCTGGCCGCCCGCAAAGCCGCGGCCTACGTGGCCACCCTGGCCCCCGATGAGGTGGTGCTCACCGCCGACACCATTGTATGCCTCGACGACGACGTACTAAACAAGCCCGCCGACGTGGCCGAAGCCACCGCCATGCTTACCCGCCTGCAGGGCCGGTCCCACGAGGTTTTCACCGGCGTATGCCTCCGCGCGGGCGACGGGCGCGAAGTCGTATTTTCTGACCAAACCACGGTACATTTCCGCCCGCTAACGCCGGCCGAAATCAGCCATTACATCGAAACGGCCAAGCCGTTCGATAAAGCCGGGGCCTACGGTGCGCAAGACTGGATTGGCATGGTGGGCGTAACGCGCCTGGAAGGGTCTTACTTTAACGTGATGGGCCTGCCGGTGCACCGGGTGTGGGAAGAGCTGGAAAATCTGCTGGGCCCACCCTCAGTTTGGAATGGACTCGGTACTATCAATGCCGGCCACCAAGCGGAATGA